Proteins from one Podospora pseudocomata strain CBS 415.72m chromosome 4, whole genome shotgun sequence genomic window:
- a CDS encoding hypothetical protein (EggNog:ENOG503P2P7; antiSMASH:Cluster_3; COG:S) has product MQVRKLKTIVKTLQAFNYHTASKLEKPETDFRLLELYPASASLPSNSRPSTAEPPDNASKPQHGNSPKSNNTMPSKDTPPPLLCRLFTTPLTNPSTTPFKALSYVWGSDATPHSINVISTLPNGTVTTLSLRITSSLHTALLHLRDPDVPITIWIDQLCIDQSNPAEKSAQVSLMGKIYSAASQVLVWLGPASQNSDSVMQLWAAVGQEVRDMGIERYYTKEGWPLLHDIMSNTDPSDPETRQYQALLQKHAPDFAAQIRDGSIKSWFERPWFTRAWVTQEFCLCPDTVFVCGDQKLDVDLVMLAGQILSYSTLLLVRPPYSLTVEELSSLDDPTADFFSCRKRRRGYETKTGDGKGDTLFVLLKKMFVGRETYAKVWRDRVYSLLGLAVDAEALGIRPDYGDLWGEEKTVEIMTDVARRMITNDYSKRVDVLCYSGFPKVVPGLPSWVPDWKTNTVKSYYQVQEVVDPHYFAACGEGNLEVQVVPSWSTRVLGLGGFWVDTVDMLPPGDGKEVWSDVHRWDGPRLMGYLRQVGALLEAAISRPSNPYGSDERRLEAIWRVPIADTWDDRSAGVRASRELKVDVQFRQAVEAMLYDIWMKTTTAEPAEAQRIMDEFNWDERMRKDELGAKYRQCMASGGGNKKPFLTTKGYVGMGPPDMEVGDVVVVFCGGRIPFVVRQLPAKEDGRKTFLFVGEAFCDGIMDGEAAIEENRGDFFLE; this is encoded by the coding sequence ATGCAAGTCCGAAAGCTCAAGACCATCGTCAAGACCCTCCAGGCCTTCAACTACCACACCGCTTCCAAGCTCGAAAAGCCCGAGACAGACTTCCGCCTCCTCGAGCTCTACCCTGCATCGGCATCATTACCTTCTAATTCGAGGCCGTCAACAGCAGAACCCCCGGATAACGCTTCCAAACCCCAGCATGGGAACTCTCCAAAAAGCAATAATACCATGCCATCAAAAGAtaccccacctcccctacTATGCcgcctcttcaccacccccctcaccaacccctctaCCACTCCCTTCAAAGCCCTCTCCTACGTCTGGGGCTCCGACGCCACTCCCCATTCCATCAACGTCAtttccaccctccccaacggGACAGTCACAACCCTCTCCCTACGaataacctcctccctccacaccgccctcctccacctccgtgACCCCGACGTCCCCATCACAATCTGGATCGACCAGCTCTGCATCGACCAGTCCAACCCCGCCGAAAAGTCCGCCCAAGTCTCCCTCATGGGCAAAATCTACTCCGCCGCATCCCAAGTCCTAGTCTGGCTCGGTCCTGCCTCGCAAAACTCCGATTCTGTCATGCAGCTCTGGGCCGCCGTCGGCCAAGAAGTGCGCGACATGGGCATCGAAAGGTACTACACCAAAGAGGGCtggcccctcctccacgacaTCATGTCTAACACCGACCCCTCCGACCCCGAGACACGGCAGTACCAAGCCCTGCTTCAAAAACACGCACCCGATTTCGCTGCTCAGATCCGCGACGGAAGCATCAAATCCTGGTTTGAAAGGCCCTGGTTCACCCGTGCGTGGGTGACACAAGAATTCTGCCTCTGCCCCGACACCGTCTTTGTCTGCGGCGATCAAAAGCTCGATGTCGATTTGGTGATGCTCGCAGGGCAGATACTAAGTTACTCAACCTTGCTCCTCGTCCGCCCGCCTTATTCCCTCACCGTGGAGGAGTTATCCTCTCTTGACGATCCCACGGCGGATTTCTTCAGCTGTCGGAAGCGTCGGAGGGGTTATGAGACCAAGACTGGGGATGGAAAGGGTGACACGCTTTTCGTGCTGTTGAAAAAGATGTTTGTCGGTAGGGAGACGTATGCAAAAGTTTGGAGGGACAGGGTCTACTCGCTGCTGGGACTGGCGGTGGATGCAGAGGCGTTGGGGATCAGGCCTGATTATGGGGACTTgtggggggaggaaaagacgGTGGAGATTATGACTGatgtggcgaggaggatgattacGAATGATTACTCGAAACGGGTGGATGTGTTGTGTTATTCGGGGTTCCCAAAGGTAGTTCCAGGGCTGCCGTCTTGGGTGCCGGATTGGAAGACGAATACGGTCAAGTCGTATTATCAGGTgcaggaggtggttgatCCACATTATTTTGCGGCttgcggggaggggaatCTGGAGGTTCAAGTGGTGCCATCTTGGTCAACACgggtgctggggttgggggggttttgggtCGATACTGTTGACATGCTGCCTCCGGGAGATGGCAAGGAAGTCTGGTCTGATGTGCACAGATGGGATGGGCCGCGCTTGATGGGGTATCTGAGGCAGGTCGGAGCTCTGCTTGAAGCGGCAATCTCTAGACCCAGCAACCCGTATGGCTCCGACGAACGACGGCTCGAAGCAATTTGGAGAGTTCCCATTGCAGATACGTGGGATGATCGGTCAGCGGGGGTGCGAGCGTCTCGAGAGTTGAAGGTCGATGTGCAGTTTCGACAGGCCGTCGAGGCGATGTTATATGACATTTGGatgaaaacaacaacagctgaACCGGCAGAAGCTCAACGTATCATGGACGAGTTCAACTGGGACGAAAGAATGAGGAAAGATGAGCTGGGGGCGAAGTACAGGCAGTGTATGGcatctggtggtggtaacAAGAAGCCATTCTTGACGACGAAGGGCTACGTGGGCATGGGCCCACCTGATATGGAAGTAGGAGACGTGGTGGTCGTGTTTTGCGGTGGGAGGATCCCGTTCGTGGTGAGGCAGCTGCCAGCCAAGGAAGATGGAAGGAAGACCTTCTTGTTTGTGGGTGAGGCGTTCTGTGATGGCATCATGGATGGGGAGGCTGCCATAGAAGAGAACCGTGGTGACTTTTTCTTGGAGTAG
- a CDS encoding hypothetical protein (EggNog:ENOG503P2P7; antiSMASH:Cluster_3; COG:S) has translation MKVDSWMMAASFLASTTSALGPNVPETEKRLPGKPAPMPNWKWPNPFQSSRAAKYEATCQVQRSFKAEEFKLDDLAQNPPLGLLPWRDALKDVFAEREYPGGWDGIDNHGYDRNILKMDYETVPLKVREWIEEQERKELPGQGLFALFARPAPGTRVFKQVPVPKEPTPEFREKDDRRVLIFAPGAIYENLPLWLGEDSGCDDEMLDLAKYSGQAKDGGVIGYPIYHSKPQRSKGERDIEFSLLAQVVKLKEGETEEVAESSSQAEAEAKTEAEKPAVTEVVKEAVKEATEAVKEATEAVKDEL, from the exons ATGAAAGTCGACTCTTGGATGATGGCCGCGagcttcctcgcctccaccacctccgccctcgGCCCCAACGTACCAGAAACCGAGAAGCGTCTGCCAGGCAAGCCGGCGCCGATGCCGAACTGGAAGTGgcccaaccccttccagtCCTCCCGCGCCGCCAAATACGAAGCCACCTGCCAGGTCCAGCGCTCCTTCAAGGCCGAAGAATTCAAGCTCGATGACTTGGCCCAGAACCCACCCCTCGGCTTGCTCCCATGGCGCGACGCCCTCAAGGATGTCTTTGCCGAGCGCGAGTACCctggtggatgggatggtaTTGACAACCACGGCTACGACCGCAACATCCTCAAGATGGATTACGAGACTGTGCCCCTCaaggtgagggagtggatcgaggagcaggagcgcAAGGAGCTCCCCGGCCAGGGTCTCTTTGCCCTGTTTGCCAGACCCGCGCCAGGGACCAGAGTGTTCAAGCAGGTGCCCGTTCCAAAGGAGCCCACTCCTGAGTTCAGAGAGAAGGACGACAGGAGAGTCCTCATCTTCGCCCCAGGGGCCATCTATGAGAATCTCCCGCTCTGGCTGGGCGAGGACAGTGGGTGTGATG ACGAGATGTTGGATCTTGCCAAGTATTCTGGTCAGGCCAAGGATGGCGGTGTCATCGGCTACCCCATCTACCACAGCAAGCCCCAGAGGTCGAAGGGCGAGCGCGACATCGAGTTTAGCCTCTTGGCTCAAGTtgtcaagctcaaggagggcGAGACAGAGGAGGTAGCAGAGAGCTCCTCGCAGGCTGAAGCCGAGGCCAAGACAGAGGCTGAGAAGCCCGCTGTGActgaggttgtcaaggagGCTGTCAAGGAGGCTACCGAGGCCGTCAAGGAGGCCACcgaggctgtcaaggatgAGCTCTAA
- a CDS encoding hypothetical protein (COG:S; antiSMASH:Cluster_3; EggNog:ENOG503PEV2) — protein MISLITLIPSVLALCGFVHAAPATPGLALDDVDDFTIVPVYWELPVKPDDPNGATVTVEGTIQQAIAKMDTDYPGWNQTFQAGLGDVSYVSASLAALVALEDPTYDCKIKTDMANILAIKWGIHYLRAIPGKAKNGPGPKNCGRVSCSWDSAIYWCNEDSSGDKELYWGQIADLAQGILDNCAGLTKVKGQGTYKDDKWSVVVRFPKSSEGNC, from the exons ATGATCTcactcatcaccctcattcCCAGCGTTTTGGCGCTCTGTGGC TTTGTCCACGCCGCTCCCGCAACCCCCGGTCTAGCCCTcgacgatgttgatgatttcACCATTGTTCCCGTCTACTGGGAACTTCCCGTCAAGCCCGACGACCCCAACGGCGCCACGGTGACTGTCGAGGGCACCATCCAGCaggccatcgccaagatggACACTGACTACCCCGGCTGGAACCAGACGTTCCAAGCCGGACTGGGTGATGTTAGTTACGTTAGCGCTTCGCTGGCTGCGCTGGTTGCCCTGGAAGACCCGACATATGACTGCAAGATCAAGACGGACATGGCCAACATCTTGGCCATCAAGTGGGGCATCCACTATCTGCGTGCCATCCCGGGCAAGGCCAAGAATGGGCCTGGACCCAAGAACTGCGGGCGTGTTAGCTGCTCGTGGGACTCTGCTATCTATTGGTGCAATGAG GATTCTTCCGGAGACAAGGAACTTTATTGGGGCCAGATTGCCGACCTGGCTCAGGGTATTCTCGACAACTGCGCGGGATTGACCAAGGTGAAGGGGCAAGGGACATACAAGGATGACAAGTGGAGCGTGGTTGTTCGTTTTCCCAAGAGCAGCGAGGGCAATTGCTAG
- a CDS encoding putative secondary metabolism biosynthetic enzyme (EggNog:ENOG503PBVW; antiSMASH:Cluster_3; COG:E) — protein MILVTITNNWAAAQPVSMANIRGAASLAKSHSIPLFLDVCRFAENAYFIQRYEDGYADKSIADIVQEMFSYAEGFTISLKKDGLANMGGVLCFRDQGLFAQKYEGIGMLLKERQILCYGNDSYGGMSGRDLMAASAGLYQVTDQAYLCHRITQVQSFAQKLQANGVAVLSPPGGHAVYLDMDQFFFGCNRKLEDFAAVGFTLELIKKYGIRAAEAGPFGWAYDLKPIEERSKIPNLVRFAVPRHVYSDEHIDYTVAAIMDLYERRHTVPNAVITRGKHMKLRHFSAGLKPVAVDQAINDSFLGEVSRQLRHLSTATGQDAAAAEELTQALALVTGEWGKTAVPKQLDTTRWTSGVCNDGSAVEYSVSIDQGTGKAELRFLTEAQPLGNSWAHLVEAALRANQDIGKSYPSIVSLERFDAIRDLFLPPSSPTEMKLAAWHSCAWSTSKGPQWKIYLDPCAAGKENATQTAREAFSRLGLDTGWRLIEGLLGPNDRVIYFSLDLASNTEEARVKVYIAHGGADATSRAVMAEVAQKHASICPHADAFEIQRFFAAMAGDEFGRDNSSNRRKSLISCFAFSGKTGERPVGTVHFPVDAYAADDAEVKRRVDGYLIDVGASVAARERYAMVLAAAQRRPLSDGGGIHAWVSLKQRAGGKMDNTLYLCPEMFGPRGAF, from the exons ATGATCTTGGTGACAATCACAAACAACTGGGCCGCTGCACAGCCTGTTTCGATGGCGAATATTCGCGGTGCCGCTTCTCTGGCCAAATCCCATTCGATACCATTGTTCCTGGACGTTTGTCGGTTTGCGGAGAATGCCTACTTCATCCAGAGATATGAAGATGGATATGCAGACAAAAGCATTGCTGACATCGTTCAGGAGATGTTTTCATATGCTGAGGGATTCACCATCAGCTTGAAGAAGGACGGGCTTGCGAACATGGGCGGTGTGCTGTGCTTCCGTGACCAAGGTCTGTTTGCACAGAAATACGAGGGCATTGGGATGTTGCTTAAGGAGAGGCAGATCCTATGTTATGGGAATGACTCCTATGGCGGCA TGAGCGGCCGTGACCTCATGGCAGCCTCGGCTGGTCTGTATCAAGTCACCGACCAAGCCTACCTTTGCCACCGCATCACACAGGTCCAATCCTTTGCCCAGAAGCTCCAGGCAAATGGCGTCGCAGTGCTGTCTCCCCCTGGCGGTCACGCGGTCTACCTTGACATGGACCAATTCTTCTTCGGGTGCAACAGGAAGCTCGAGGACTTTGCCGCCGTTGGCTTCACGCTTGAGCTGATCAAGAAATACGGCATCCGTGCTGCCGAGGCCGGCCCATTCGGTTGGGCGTATGATCTCAAGCCGATCGAGGAGCGTTCCAAGATTCCCAATCTTGTCCGCTTTGCCGTACCACGTCACGTGTATTCTGATGAGCACATCGACTACACTGTGGCAGCTATCATGGACTTGTATGAGCGAAGGCACACGGTCCCCAATGCTGTCATCACTCGCGGCAAGCACATGAAACTTCGCCACTTCTCAGCAGGCTTGAAGCCAGTTGCGGTAGATCAAGCTATCAATGACAGCTTTCTCGGCGAAGTAAGCAGGCAGCTGAGGCATCTCTCCACCGCAACTGGACAAGACGCTGCCGCCGCGGAGGAGTTGACCCAAGCCCTTGCCCTGGTGACTGGTGAATGGGGTAAGACGGCGGTTCCAAAACAACTCGACACGACACGGTGGACGTCCGGCGTCTGCAACGACGGATCCGCGGTCGAATACTCGGTTTCCATCGATCAGGGTACCGGGAAAGCCGAGTTGCGCTTCTTGACCGAAGCCCAACCTCTTGGGAACAGCTGGGCACATCTTGTCGAGGCTGCACTTCGCGCCAATCAAGATATTGGGAAGAGCTATCCTTCCATTGTCTCACTCGAACGCTTCGACGCGATCCGTGATCTCTTTTtgcccccatcctcccccacagAAATGAAGTTGGCAGCCTGGCACAGCTGTGCTTGGTCAACGAGCAAAGGACCGCAATGGAAGATCTACCTTGATCCGTGTGCCGcgggaaaagaaaatgctACCCAAACAGCCCGAGAGGCTTTCTCTCGGCTCGGCTTGGATACGGGGTGGCGGTTGATAGAAGGGCTTCTTGGTCCCAATGACCGTGTGATTTATTTCTCGCTGGACTTGGCGTCCAACACCGAGGAGGCCCGTGTGAAGGTGTACATTGCGCATGGCGGAGCCGATGCCACGTCCCGAGCCGTCATGGCCGAAGTCGCGCAGAAACACGCCAGCATTTGTCCTCACGCTGACGCCTTTGAGATTCAGCGCTTCTTTGCCGCCATGGCTGGGGATGAATTTGGTCGAGACAACAGCTCGAACCGAAGGAAGTCTCTGATTTCGTGCTTTGCCTTCTCAGGAAAGACTGGTGAGCGACCAGTAGGAACAGTGCACTTCCCTGTCGATGCTTATGCGGCGGATGATGCTGAGGTAAAGAGAAGGGTCGATGGATATTTGATCGATGTAGGCGCATCGGtcgcggcgagggagagatATGCCatggtgctggctgctgcccAGCGGAGGCCTTTGAGTGACGGGGGGGGTATACATGCCTGGGTCAGTCTGAAGCAGCGCGCTGGGGGAAAGATGGACAATACCCTGTATCTCTGCCCAGAGATGTTTGGGCCTCGTGGTGCGTTCTGA
- a CDS encoding hypothetical protein (SMCOG1034:cytochrome P450; antiSMASH:Cluster_3; COG:Q; EggNog:ENOG503NUFV): protein MLLGQAPKSTATATVPPARRHQMSSLHVWITATAVIVSLLLLTRAITSKKTSKFSSLPLPPGPPTLPIIGNLHQAPKTHPWFQFHTWAKTYGPVLHLNMTGQHVIVLSTNKAAHDLLARQGATFSDRPCFVVAHELALQGMHMLLRPYDQRFKLHHKLESPVLGERAAKAYVKIQDLESKQLLLELLRGGGKPINPHDEIERMTASVIYTLFYGQRVREANDAILLQAHAVNHEFDQLAQVGKYLVDSFPVLNRLPGFLAPWKAEAAEHWGKQRALHVGNLERGLDGRSWNVARQMKRAVDGMGEIVMSVDELALDIGIMADAALDASTETIMWFVLACVTEGHRGWVYKAQGDLDRVVGRGRLPGFDDRAGLPYVTAVVDELMRWRPAGAAGVPHFTKVESRYEGWRIPANSVVIPNHWAITREEAVFGPDVEAFVPERWLGEELPIVGFGYGRRICPGRHVARNGSWIAVARLLWAFDIMPELNELGAPVDVDTKGTDGLVTKALPFKARCVPRGSWVRDVVSRECDTWGVDHHDVLDQIGREVFN from the exons ATGTTGCTCGGTCAGGCACCAAA ATcaaccgccaccgccaccgttCCACCTGCTAGACGACATCAAATGTCTTCCCTACATGTTTGGATCACGGCCACCGCCGTCATcgtctctcttcttctcctcaccaGGGCAATCACCTCCAAAAAGACGTCCAaattctcctccctcccattaCCACCCGGCCCACCTACCCTTCCCATCATCGGCAACCTCCACCAAGcacccaaaacccacccaTGGTTCCAATTCCACACCTGGGCCAAAACCTACGGCCccgtcctccacctcaacatgACCGGCCAGCACGTCATCGTCCTCAGCACGAACAAAGCAGCCCacgacctcctcgccaggCAAGGTGCCACCTTCTCGGACAGACCTTGCTTTGTCGTCGCGCACGAGCTGGCCCTCCAGGGAATGCACATGCTCCTCCGACCATACGACCAACGCTTCAAACTTCACCACAAGCTCGAGAGCCCCGTGCTGGGCGAACGAGCGGCAAAGGCCTACGTCAAGATCCAAGACTTGGAGTCGAaacagctcctccttgaACTCTTACGTGGGGGTGGGAAACCAATCAACCCCCACGACGAAATAGAGCGCATGACCGCCAGCGTGATCTACACCCTCTTTTACGGGCAGAGGGTCCGCGAGGCGAATGATGCCATCCTGCTTCAGGCTCACGCTGTAAACCACGAGTTCGACCAGCTGGCGCAGGTGGGAAAGTATCTGGTTGATTCGTTCCCTGTGCTGAACCGGCTGCCGGGGTTTTTGGCTCCTTGgaaggcggaggcggcggagcaCTGGGGGAAACAACGGGCCCTTCACGTAGGGAAtttggagagggggttggatgggaggagctggaatGTTGCGCGGCAGATGAAGAGGGCggttgatgggatgggggagatTGTTATGTCTGTGGATGAGTTGGCGTTGGATATTGGGATTATGGCTGATGCTGCGCTTGATGCAAGCACAGAGACGATCATGTGGTTTGTTTTGGCTTGTGTTACTGAGGGCCATAGGGGGTGGGTTTACAAGGCACAGGGGGACTTGGATCGGGTTGTTGGACGGGGGCGGTTGCCCGGCTTTGATGACCGGGCTGGGTTGCCGTATGTTACTGCTGTTGTGGACGAGTTGATGCGGTGGCGGCCGGCGGGCGCGGCGGGGGTGCCGCATTTTACCAAGGTGGAGAGCAGATATGAGGGTTGGCGGATTCCTGCCAACTCGGTGGTGATTCCGAATCATTGGGCGATTACACGGGAGGAGGCTGTGTTTGGCCCGGATGTGGAAGCGTTTGTGCCGGAGCGGTGGTTAGGAGAGGAGCTTCCCATCGTTGGGTTTGGGTATGGACGCCGGATATGCCCCGGCCGGCATGTTGCGCGGAATGGCTCGTGGATAGCGGTGGCACGGCTGTTGTGGGCTTTTGATATCATGCCTGAGTTGAATGAGTTGGGTGCGCCGGTGGACGTGGATACAAAAGGCACTGATGGGCTGGTTACGAAAGCATTGCCTTTCAAGGCTCGGTGTGTTCCCAGGGGGAGCTGGGTGAGGGATGTTGTGTCGAGGGAATGTGACACCTGGGGCGTGGACCATCATGACGTCCTCGATCAGATTGGACGTGAAGTCTTTAATTAA
- a CDS encoding hypothetical protein (antiSMASH:Cluster_3) has translation MRQEILLSLLAGFTARAELFHRQQQPPDETPSPIPRPTGTSNSSSPNLTPYKIDYFHLGMEYAALDLCGPDPYAIKDAGRINPSYCLVDRYWAFMPDLTELNSTETFDYVNSNWTSSSVQFSLRALYTGLFARGILPEALRDWASQDPLALLGMGNLSDDDKRAIGELVARERANGTKTISPPEDMRSSRAAEVTAQMLALESWDRHRRSALSSVTPAPTAAFALGAEDKKEVFLVLSSALPQVFGELGRPRNETEKGRDPKSMGITETYLKSPFVPGGPNARVLWYTALTPDELSGAVGLRAFASWGLWMGIWGLMGFVVVL, from the coding sequence ATGCGTCAAGAAATCCTTCTGTCTCTTCTCGCCGGCTTTACCGCCCGCGCAGAGTTGTTCCAtcgccagcaacaacctcccgATGAAACCCCCAGCCCCATCCCCCGCCCAACAGGCACCagcaactcctcctcccctaaCTTGACCCCCTACAAGATCGACTACTTCCACCTAGGCATGGAATACGCCGCGCTCGACCTCTGCGGCCCAGACCCCTACGCTATCAAAGACGCCGGAAGGATCAACCCCAGTTACTGCCTCGTTGACCGATACTGGGCTTTCATGCCCGACCTCACTGAGCTCAACTCAACAGAGACATTTGACTACGTCAACAGCAATTGGACCTCCAGCTCCGTCCAGTTCAGCCTGCGCGCGCTGTACACTGGTCTTTTTGCCCGTGGGATTCTACCGGAAGCACTCCGCGACTGGGCAAGCCAGGACCCGCTGGCTCttctggggatggggaatCTCTCCGACGATGACAAGCGCGCCATTGGAGAGCTGGTGGCTCGAGAGAGGGCGAACGGAACAAAGACGATTTCTCCTCCAGAGGATATGAGATCCTCCCGAGCAGCGGAGGTGACGGCGCAGATGCTGGCACTGGAGAGCTGGGATCGGCATCGTCGTTCGGCGTTGTCGAGTGTCACCCCAGCGCCGACGGCAGCGTTTGCCCTCGGGGcagaggacaagaaggaggtgtttttggttttgtCGTCGGCGTTGCCGCAGGTGTTTGGAGAGTTGGGCAGGCCGAGGAATGAGacggagaaggggagggatcCCAAATCGATGGGGATTACTGAGACGTATTTGAAGTCGCCGTTTGTTCCAGGAGGGCCGAACGCGAGGGTGTTGTGGTATACTGCTTTGACGCCAGATGAGTTGTCTGGTGCTGTGGGACTGCGCGCGTTTGCTAGTTGGGGGCTTTGgatggggatttgggggttgatgggttttgtggttgtgttgtgA
- a CDS encoding hypothetical protein (EggNog:ENOG503P1UE; antiSMASH:Cluster_3; COG:S), translating into MMSSSKLQYEHLDQQDHSIRLLRLLPGRWLDNIYCELQTVSLDDSPAYHALSYVWGNPQDTGLITVDGSPFQATKNLITALRRLRSSIDVKVFWVDAVCINQLDTNEKTSQLGLMARIYKSAADVQVFLGESGVLDLIPHEQQGLWDDPPRTHWVRDATMLIHTEHPPHKDGLDSRGVIIDWGTYLRLPSSPEQPGYKPASREVPMWAILDPSNGLNAADQHRVDQFFTRQQDPMHGRDQELPPLERLRHNQSGAFAMMKMLSNGRCLKVCCQGPLDSSAWQGALNVIAHLVSLPWWSRAWVLQEAILHQRDVLAIYGEIVVPMGLIEDSGAVLPRHYARGDCCKRFWNSLPQAQKATLEKFANTMGQLEGIRQTLNMLKMKQIEMLKYLIDKTRFKEATDPRDKIYGLLGLLSNCDEPIDLVPDYHLSANDLYTKVAMQMISYTRSLSILHHHEFRSSALCSELPSWVPCWGPTYGSLTPFQIGERTANFLACPPGPDRIPHLANDTPCPNALVVQGRFISKVSAVTTPASKETTSLFIDLLTFLQTFFDIDPFSLHPITQEPEEDALARTLLSDQVFEVRYEFKAGQVVFSRAYAGDIQMFRLARQILMAQKMGQTLVLILPNGTVMDDEAKAHVVMHAEENFWCANEGRVFFRTEEGHFGSGPRETNVGDEVWVVLGSLVPLVLRRATEGEEGRRLVGYAYVHGIMDGEAAPGVNGEGKREVYLV; encoded by the exons ATGATGTCGTCATCAAAGCTGCAGTATGAACACCTCGATCAGCAGGACCACTCCATCCGTCTTTTGCGCCTGCTCCCAGGACGATGGCTCGACAACATCTACTGCGAGCTGCAAACCGTCTCGCTCGACGACAGCCCCGCATACCACGCTCTTTCCTACGTCTGGGGCAACCCCCAAGACACAGGCCTCATCACCGTGGATGGTTCACCATTCCAAGCCACCAAGAACCTGATCACTGCCCTGCGGCGGCTGAGATCCAGTATCGACGTCAAGGTGTTCTGGGTGGACGCCGTGTGCATCAACCAGCTAGACACGAACGAGAAGACAAGTCAGCTAGGGCTGATGGCTAGAATATACAAGAGTGCAGCAGACGTACAGGTTTTCTTGGGCGAGAGTGGTGTTCTCGACCTCATACCGCACGAGCAACAGGGGCTGTGGGATGATCCGCCGCGGACGCACTGGGTTCGGGATGCCACTATGTTAATTCACACAGAGCATCCGCCGCATAAAGACGGG TTGGACTCTCGAGGTGTCATAATCGACTGGGGAACATACCTCCGTTTGCCAAGCTCACCGGAACAACCTGGCTATAAACCCGCCTCGAGAGAGGTCCCTATGTGGGCTATA TTGGATCCATCAAATGGCCTGAATGCCGCAGATCAGCACAGGGTTGACCAGTTCTTCACGAGACAGCAGGATCCCATGCATGGCCGCGATCAAGAGCTGCCACCGCTCGAAAGGTTACGCCATAACCAGTCTGGTGCCTTTGCCATGATGAAGATGCTCTCAAATGGGAGATGTCTGAAGGTGTGTTGCCAGGGCCCTTTGGACTCATCAGCCTGGCAAGGGGCTCTCAATGTAATTGCCCATCTCGTCAGCCTACCGTGGTGGTCACGAGCTTGGGTCTTGCAAGAAGCCATCTTACACCAACGGGATGTCCTCGCCATCTACGGCGAGATCGTCGTTCCCATGGGTCTTATTGAAGATTCCGGAGCCGTTCTTCCACGCCACTATGCACGCGGTGATTGCTGCAAGCGCTTTTGGAACTCGCTGCCTCAGGCCCAGAAAGCAACCCTCGAAAAGTTTGCCAACACCATGGGCCAGCTAGAGGGTATCAGACAGACATTGAACATGCTGAAGATGAAGCAAATTGAAATGCTCAAATATCTGATAGACAAGACGCGTTTTAAAGAGGCTACCGACCCGCGCGACAAGATTTACGGCCTGTTGGGCCTTCTCAGCAACTGCGATGAACCCATCGACCTGGTTCCTGATTACCACCTCTCCGCAAACGACCTCTACACCAAGGTGGCAATGCAAATGATCAGCTACACCAGAAGCCTCTCcattctccaccaccacgagTTTCGCTCCTCCGCTTTGTGTTCAGAGTTACCATCATGGGTGCCATGCTGGGGCCCAACCTACGGCTCTCTCACCCCCTTTCAAATCGGAGAACGCACTGCCAACTTCTTGGCTTGCCCCCCTGGGCCAGACAGGATCCCTCATCTTGCCAACGACACTCCTTGCCCCAATGCTTTGGTTGTGCAAGGGAGATTCATCTCGAAAGTCTCTGCCGTCACGACTCCCGCTTCCAAAGAAACGACAAGTTTATTCATAGACTTGCTGACCTTCCTCCAGACTTTCTTCGACATTGACCCGTTCTCTCTCCACCCAATAACCCAAGaaccagaagaggatgcgCTAGCCCGCACGCTTCTGTCGGACCAAGTCTTTGAGGTACGATATGAGTTCAAGGCTGGGCAAGTAGTGTTCAGCAGAGCCTACGCTGGGGATATCCAGATGTTTCGTCTCGCTCGTcagatcttgatggcgcAGAAGATGGGACAGACTTTGGTGCTCATCTTGCCGAACGGCACGGTCATGGATGACGAGGCAAAGGCGCATGTGGTGATGCATGCCGAGGAGAACTTCTGGTGTGCCaatgaggggagggtgttttTCCGAACAGAAGAGGGCCATTTTGGGTCTGGGCCGAGGGAAACAAatgtgggggatgaggtttgggttgtgttggggagtttggtgcCTCTGGTTTTGAGAAGGGCAacagagggggaggagggtagaAGGCTGGTGGGCTATGCATATGTTCATGGGATTATGGACGGGGAGGCTGCGCCTGGGGtgaatggggaggggaagagggaggtaTATTTGGTGTAG